One part of the Arabidopsis thaliana chromosome 1 sequence genome encodes these proteins:
- the ATJ1 gene encoding DNAJ heat shock family protein (ATJ1; FUNCTIONS IN: unfolded protein binding, heat shock protein binding, ATP binding; INVOLVED IN: protein folding, response to heat; LOCATED IN: mitochondrion; EXPRESSED IN: 22 plant structures; EXPRESSED DURING: 11 growth stages; CONTAINS InterPro DOMAIN/s: Molecular chaperone, heat shock protein, Hsp40, DnaJ (InterPro:IPR015609), HSP40/DnaJ peptide-binding (InterPro:IPR008971), Chaperone DnaJ, C-terminal (InterPro:IPR002939), Heat shock protein DnaJ, N-terminal (InterPro:IPR001623), Heat shock protein DnaJ, conserved site (InterPro:IPR018253), Heat shock protein DnaJ, cysteine-rich domain (InterPro:IPR001305), Heat shock protein DnaJ (InterPro:IPR003095), Chaperone DnaJ (InterPro:IPR012724); BEST Arabidopsis thaliana protein match is: gametophytic factor 2 (TAIR:AT5G48030.1); Has 28161 Blast hits to 27196 proteins in 3463 species: Archae - 195; Bacteria - 10792; Metazoa - 4386; Fungi - 2267; Plants - 2523; Viruses - 17; Other Eukaryotes - 7981 (source: NCBI BLink).), which translates to MRRFNWVLRHVQARRTFDSAIGLRQGSQKPLFERYIHATGINNSSARNYYDVLGVSPKATREEIKKSFHELAKKFHPDTNRNNPSAKRKFQEIREAYETLGNSERREEYDKLQYRNSDYVNNDGGDSERFRRAYQSNFSDTFHKIFSEIFENNQIKPDIRVELSLSLSEAAEGCTKRLSFDAYVFCDSCDGLGHPSDAAMSICPTCRGVGRVTIPPFTASCQTCKGTGHIIKEYCMSCRGSGIVEGTKTAELVIPGGVESEATITIVGAGNVSSRTSQPGNLYIKLKVANDSTFTRDGSDIYVDANISFTQAILGGKVVVPTLSGKIQLDIPKGTQPDQLLVLRGKGLPKQGFFVDHGDQYVRFRVNFPTEVNERQRAILEEFAKEEINNELSDSAEGSWLYQKLSTG; encoded by the exons ATGCGAAGATTCAACtgg GTTCTGCGGCATGTACAAGCTCGAAGAACTTTTGATTCCGCGATCGGATTGCGTCAAG GGTCTCAGAAGCCGTTGTTCGAGCGATACATTCACGCTACAG GTATAAACAACTCCAGTGCTCGTAATTACTATGATGTTCTCGGTGTTTCTCCTAAAGCTACACGGGAGGagattaaaaaatcatttcatgaG CTTGCGAAAAAATTCCACCCTGATACAAATAGAAATAATCCGTCAGCAAAAAGGAAGTTCCAGGAAATAAGAGAGGCATATGAg ACCCTGGGAAATTcggaaagaagagaagaatatgATAAG CTGCAGTATCGGAATTCGGATTATGTAAATAATGACGGTGGTGATTCAGAGAGGTTCAGACGTGCATACCAGTCCAATTTCTCGGATACTTTCCACAAGATTTTTTCTGAG ATATTTGAGAACAATCAGATAAAACCTGATATTCGG GTGGAACTGTCGCTTTCTCTTTCCGAAGCTGCAGAAGGGTGCACAAAACGTTTGTCTTTTGATGCATATGTCTTTTGTGATTCCTGTG ATGGGCTTGGCCACCCTAGCGATGCTGCCATGAGCATTTGTCCAACATGCAGGGGGGTTGGACGA GTAACTATTCCTCCTTTTACAGCATCATGCCAGACGTGCAAGGGGACGGGACACATTATTAAG GAATACTGCATGTCTTGTAGAGGATCAGGTATTGTGGAAGGCACAAAGACAGCTGAACTTGTGATCCCTGGAG GGGTGGAGTCTGAAGCTACAATCACAATCGTAGGTGCTGGTAATGTAAGTTCAAGAACAAGTCAACCTGGGAACTTGTATATCAAACTAAAG GTTGCTAATGATTCAACTTTCACTAGGGATGGCTCAGATATATATGTGGATGCTAATATTAGCTTTACACAA GCTATTTTGGGGGGCAAAGTTGTGGTGCCAACACTTTCAGGCAAGATACAGCTAGAT ATACCAAAGGGGACTCAGCCTGATCAACTTCTTGTTTTAAGAGGCAAAG GACTACCGAAGCAAGGCTTTTTTGTAGATCATGGAGATCAGTATGTTCGCTTCCGCGTTAACTTTCCTAC TGAAGTGAATGAACGTCAGCGTGCTATACTGGAAGAGTTTGCAAAGGAAGAAATCAACAATGAGTTGAGCGACTCTGCTGAAGGAAGTTG GCTTTACCAGAAGCTCTCTACTGGTTGA
- the ATJ1 gene encoding DNAJ heat shock family protein: MRRFNWVLRHVQARRTFDSAIGLRQGSQKPLFERYIHATGINNSSARNYYDVLGVSPKATREEIKKSFHELAKKFHPDTNRNNPSAKRKFQEIREAYETLGNSERREEYDKLQYRNSDYVNNDGGDSERFRRAYQSNFSDTFHKIFSEIFENNQIKPDIRVELSLSLSEAAEGCTKRLSFDAYVFCDSCDGLGHPSDAAMSICPTCRGVGRVTIPPFTASCQTCKGTGHIIKEYCMSCRGSGIVEGTKTAELVIPGGVESEATITIVGAGNVSSRTSQPGNLYIKLKVANDSTFTRDGSDIYVDANISFTQAILGGKVVVPTLSGKIQLDIPKGTQPDQLLVLRGKGLPKQGFFVDHGDQYVRFRVNFPTEVNERQRAILEEFAKEEINNELSDSAEGSW, from the exons ATGCGAAGATTCAACtgg GTTCTGCGGCATGTACAAGCTCGAAGAACTTTTGATTCCGCGATCGGATTGCGTCAAG GGTCTCAGAAGCCGTTGTTCGAGCGATACATTCACGCTACAG GTATAAACAACTCCAGTGCTCGTAATTACTATGATGTTCTCGGTGTTTCTCCTAAAGCTACACGGGAGGagattaaaaaatcatttcatgaG CTTGCGAAAAAATTCCACCCTGATACAAATAGAAATAATCCGTCAGCAAAAAGGAAGTTCCAGGAAATAAGAGAGGCATATGAg ACCCTGGGAAATTcggaaagaagagaagaatatgATAAG CTGCAGTATCGGAATTCGGATTATGTAAATAATGACGGTGGTGATTCAGAGAGGTTCAGACGTGCATACCAGTCCAATTTCTCGGATACTTTCCACAAGATTTTTTCTGAG ATATTTGAGAACAATCAGATAAAACCTGATATTCGG GTGGAACTGTCGCTTTCTCTTTCCGAAGCTGCAGAAGGGTGCACAAAACGTTTGTCTTTTGATGCATATGTCTTTTGTGATTCCTGTG ATGGGCTTGGCCACCCTAGCGATGCTGCCATGAGCATTTGTCCAACATGCAGGGGGGTTGGACGA GTAACTATTCCTCCTTTTACAGCATCATGCCAGACGTGCAAGGGGACGGGACACATTATTAAG GAATACTGCATGTCTTGTAGAGGATCAGGTATTGTGGAAGGCACAAAGACAGCTGAACTTGTGATCCCTGGAG GGGTGGAGTCTGAAGCTACAATCACAATCGTAGGTGCTGGTAATGTAAGTTCAAGAACAAGTCAACCTGGGAACTTGTATATCAAACTAAAG GTTGCTAATGATTCAACTTTCACTAGGGATGGCTCAGATATATATGTGGATGCTAATATTAGCTTTACACAA GCTATTTTGGGGGGCAAAGTTGTGGTGCCAACACTTTCAGGCAAGATACAGCTAGAT ATACCAAAGGGGACTCAGCCTGATCAACTTCTTGTTTTAAGAGGCAAAG GACTACCGAAGCAAGGCTTTTTTGTAGATCATGGAGATCAGTATGTTCGCTTCCGCGTTAACTTTCCTAC TGAAGTGAATGAACGTCAGCGTGCTATACTGGAAGAGTTTGCAAAGGAAGAAATCAACAATGAGTTGAGCGACTCTGCTGAAGGAAGTTGGtaa
- the PUP3 gene encoding purine permease 3 (purine permease 3 (PUP3); CONTAINS InterPro DOMAIN/s: Protein of unknown function DUF6, transmembrane (InterPro:IPR000620), Protein of unknown function DUF250 (InterPro:IPR004853); BEST Arabidopsis thaliana protein match is: purine permease 2 (TAIR:AT2G33750.2); Has 782 Blast hits to 771 proteins in 171 species: Archae - 1; Bacteria - 157; Metazoa - 97; Fungi - 2; Plants - 399; Viruses - 0; Other Eukaryotes - 126 (source: NCBI BLink).): MVKALVIINCIILAIGNCGGPLIMRLYFNNGGKRIWFSTFLETAGFPVIFIPLLFSYITRRRSNNVGDSTSFFLIKPRLLIAAVIVGILSGFDNYLYAYGIAYLPVSTAALIIASQLAFIAIFSFFMVKHKFTPFTINAVVLLTVGAAVLGMHTETDKPVHETHKQYITGFLITVAAAVMYAFILPLVELAYQKAKQTMSYTLVLEFQLILCLLASIVSVIGMFIAGDFKALPKEAREFKLGEALFYVVAVFSAIIWQGFFLGAIGLIFSTSSLVSGIMISVLLPITEVLAVIFYHEKFQAEKGLSLALSLWGFVSYFYGEIKSGEDKRRIQQEESQETEQSSLSRPISEC, translated from the exons ATGGTGAAGGCTCTTGTGATCATAAACTGCATAATTCTAGCCATAGGAAACTGTGGAGGTCCTTTGATTATGCGTCTCTACTTCAACAATGGCGGTAAAAGGATTTGGTTCTCTACGTTTCTTGAAACTGCAGGCTTTCCTGTTATCTTCATTCCTCTGCTCTTCTCTTACATTACCCGGCGCAGAAGCAACAATGTGGGTGATAGTACaagtttctttcttatcaAACCGCGTCTTCTTATCGCCGCTGTTATTGTAGGCATTCTCTCAGGGTTTGATAACTACTTGTATGCATATGGTATAGCTTATCTTCCAGTTTCTACAGCTGCTCTTATCATTGCTTCACAGTTAGCTTTTATAGCTATCTTCTCATTCTTCATGGTTAAACATAAGTTCACTCCTTTTACCATCAATGCTGTTGTGTTGTTGACTGTTGGTGCTGCGGTTTTGGGAATGCATACCGAAACTGATAAGCCAGTTCATGAGACTCACAAGCAGTACATAACTGGTTTCTTGATTACTGTAGCAGCAGCTGTTATGTATGCTTTCATCTTGCCATTAGTGGAACTTGCTTACCAGAAAGCTAAGCAAACCATGAGCTATACCCTTGTGCTCGAGTTCCAGTTGATTTTGTGTCTCCTTGCTTCTATTGTCAGCGTCATCGGTATGTTCATCGCTGGTGATTTCAAG GCCTTACCAAAAGAAGCAAGAGAGTTCAAGCTTGGAGAGGCATTGTTCTATGTGGTGGCTGTGTTTTCAGCCATCATATGGCAAGGCTTCTTCTTGGGAGCCATTGGATTAATCTTCTCCACATCGTCTCTCGTCTCGGGTATTATGATATCAGTGCTTTTGCCAATTACAGAGGTTTTAGCTGTTATATTCTACCATGAAAAGTTTCAAGCTGAGAAGGGACTTTCTCTTGCTCTCTCCCTTTGGGGCTTTGTCTCTTACTTTTATGGTGAGATAAAGTCTGGCGAGGATAAAAGGAGAATTCAGCAGGAGGAGAGTCAGGAGACAGAACAATCTTCTTTGTCAAGACCCATAAGTGAGTGTTAA
- the ATJ1 gene encoding DNAJ heat shock family protein (ATJ1; FUNCTIONS IN: unfolded protein binding, heat shock protein binding, zinc ion binding, nucleic acid binding; INVOLVED IN: protein folding; LOCATED IN: mitochondrion; EXPRESSED IN: 22 plant structures; EXPRESSED DURING: 11 growth stages; CONTAINS InterPro DOMAIN/s: Molecular chaperone, heat shock protein, Hsp40, DnaJ (InterPro:IPR015609), HSP40/DnaJ peptide-binding (InterPro:IPR008971), Chaperone DnaJ, C-terminal (InterPro:IPR002939), Heat shock protein DnaJ, N-terminal (InterPro:IPR001623), Heat shock protein DnaJ, conserved site (InterPro:IPR018253), Heat shock protein DnaJ, cysteine-rich domain (InterPro:IPR001305), Zinc finger, CCHC-type (InterPro:IPR001878), Heat shock protein DnaJ (InterPro:IPR003095); BEST Arabidopsis thaliana protein match is: gametophytic factor 2 (TAIR:AT5G48030.1); Has 28171 Blast hits to 27206 proteins in 3463 species: Archae - 195; Bacteria - 10792; Metazoa - 4387; Fungi - 2267; Plants - 2533; Viruses - 17; Other Eukaryotes - 7980 (source: NCBI BLink).) yields the protein MRRFNWVLRHVQARRTFDSAIGLRQGSQKPLFERYIHATGINNSSARNYYDVLGVSPKATREEIKKSFHELAKKFHPDTNRNNPSAKRKFQEIREAYETLGNSERREEYDKLQYRNSDYVNNDGGDSERFRRAYQSNFSDTFHKIFSEIFENNQIKPDIRVELSLSLSEAAEGCTKRLSFDAYVFCDSCDGLGHPSDAAMSICPTCRGVGRVTIPPFTASCQTCKGTGHIIKEYCMSCRGSGIVEGTKTAELVIPGGVESEATITIVGAGNVSSRTSQPGNLYIKLKVANDSTFTRDGSDIYVDANISFTQAILGGKVVVPTLSGKIQLDIPKGTQPDQLLVLRGKGLPKQGFFVDHGDQYVRFRVNFPTEVNERQRAILEEFAKEEINNELSDSAEGSWWNLTGPQIIRDFSLMVLLALLLSRLMG from the exons ATGCGAAGATTCAACtgg GTTCTGCGGCATGTACAAGCTCGAAGAACTTTTGATTCCGCGATCGGATTGCGTCAAG GGTCTCAGAAGCCGTTGTTCGAGCGATACATTCACGCTACAG GTATAAACAACTCCAGTGCTCGTAATTACTATGATGTTCTCGGTGTTTCTCCTAAAGCTACACGGGAGGagattaaaaaatcatttcatgaG CTTGCGAAAAAATTCCACCCTGATACAAATAGAAATAATCCGTCAGCAAAAAGGAAGTTCCAGGAAATAAGAGAGGCATATGAg ACCCTGGGAAATTcggaaagaagagaagaatatgATAAG CTGCAGTATCGGAATTCGGATTATGTAAATAATGACGGTGGTGATTCAGAGAGGTTCAGACGTGCATACCAGTCCAATTTCTCGGATACTTTCCACAAGATTTTTTCTGAG ATATTTGAGAACAATCAGATAAAACCTGATATTCGG GTGGAACTGTCGCTTTCTCTTTCCGAAGCTGCAGAAGGGTGCACAAAACGTTTGTCTTTTGATGCATATGTCTTTTGTGATTCCTGTG ATGGGCTTGGCCACCCTAGCGATGCTGCCATGAGCATTTGTCCAACATGCAGGGGGGTTGGACGA GTAACTATTCCTCCTTTTACAGCATCATGCCAGACGTGCAAGGGGACGGGACACATTATTAAG GAATACTGCATGTCTTGTAGAGGATCAGGTATTGTGGAAGGCACAAAGACAGCTGAACTTGTGATCCCTGGAG GGGTGGAGTCTGAAGCTACAATCACAATCGTAGGTGCTGGTAATGTAAGTTCAAGAACAAGTCAACCTGGGAACTTGTATATCAAACTAAAG GTTGCTAATGATTCAACTTTCACTAGGGATGGCTCAGATATATATGTGGATGCTAATATTAGCTTTACACAA GCTATTTTGGGGGGCAAAGTTGTGGTGCCAACACTTTCAGGCAAGATACAGCTAGAT ATACCAAAGGGGACTCAGCCTGATCAACTTCTTGTTTTAAGAGGCAAAG GACTACCGAAGCAAGGCTTTTTTGTAGATCATGGAGATCAGTATGTTCGCTTCCGCGTTAACTTTCCTAC TGAAGTGAATGAACGTCAGCGTGCTATACTGGAAGAGTTTGCAAAGGAAGAAATCAACAATGAGTTGAGCGACTCTGCTGAAGGAAGTTG GTGGAATCTAACGGGTCCTCAGATCATCCGCGACTTCTCGTTAATGGTGCTGCTGGCGCTATTGTTGAGCAGGTTAATGGGATGA